A genomic window from Lycium barbarum isolate Lr01 chromosome 4, ASM1917538v2, whole genome shotgun sequence includes:
- the LOC132636113 gene encoding uncharacterized protein LOC132636113 → MREHHVQTPLKEFGNRRSKSISDQTKKPVKTTRKNLNPVFESQGASVSEKESIDSSLISDDHNLLTEELVLIQESSPSSEAVDPLANLTPLSSTLTSECTGSNSGSDVKFGFIEAEMAVTYLREAQMQVVNATDIDIRYKKLLDAVINTVVEQFYGLPEDNKDCYNTLVLNKFHLVMLTFSLWIIAIFIGFFVRSGEKDSSYGTLPT, encoded by the exons ATGAGAGAGCATCATGTTCAAACGCCATTGAAGGAGTTCGGAAATCGCCGATCCAAATCTATCTCCGATCAAACTAAGAAGCCTGTCAAA ACAACTAGGAAGAACTTGAATCCTGTGTTCGAATCGCAAGGCGCCTCAGTTTCTGAAAAGGAATCGATCGATAGTTCTCTAATTTCAGATGATCATAATCTCCTCACTGAG GAGTTGGTGTTGATTCAAGAAAGTTCTCCTTCATCAGAAGCAGTTGATCCTCTTGCTAACCTGACTCCATTGTCATCAACACTAACTTCTGAATGCACTGGCTCGAATAGCGGTAGTGATGTGAAGTTTGGTTTCATTGAGGCCGAAATGGCGGTAACGTACCTAAGAGAAGCTCAAATGCAAGTTGTGAATGCAACAGATATTGATATTAGGTATAAGAAGCTTCTTGATGCGGTCATCAACACTGTAGTTGAACAGTTCTATGGACTGCCAGAAGACAATAAGGACTGCTATAATACACTTGTCTTAAACAAATTCCATTTGGTGATGCTCACTTTCTCGCTCTGGATAATTGCTATTTTCATCGGGTTCTTTGTTCGTTCTGGCGAAAAGGACTCTTCCTATGGAACTCTGCCTACCTAG